A region of Ictidomys tridecemlineatus isolate mIctTri1 chromosome 4, mIctTri1.hap1, whole genome shotgun sequence DNA encodes the following proteins:
- the Fbxw5 gene encoding F-box/WD repeat-containing protein 5 isoform X2, with translation MELQWSVQQYPPQTPSPVEFPVWHLVGLEEQWGCHSLSSRSAPLLEVGVEVWVQGSLWWISGLPGQNVTMDEGGTPLLPDSLVYQIFLSLGPADVLAAGLVCRQWQAVSRDEFLWREQFYRYYQVARDVPRHPAATSWYEEFRRLYDMVPCVEVQTLKEHTDQVLHLSFSHSGYQFASCSKDCTVKIWNNDLTISLLHSADMRPYNWSYTQFSQFNQDDSLLLASGVFLGPHNSSSGEIAVISLDSFALLSRVRNKPYDVFGCWLTETSLISGNLHRIGDITSCSVLWLNNAFQDVESENVNVVKRLFKIQNLNASTIRTVMVADCSRFDNPDLLLDASDQATPLCQVFDLGGDSEDEAASPPLRNPRPGRAKEGLRRVLDGVLDGGTQLSERALETRVAELLAQGHTKPPERSAADARNKYLIFTTGCLTYSPHQIGIKQILPHQMTTAGPVLGEGRGSDAFFDALDHVIDVHGHIIGMGLSPDNRYLYVNSRAWPPGSVVADPMQPPPIAEEIDLLVFDLKTMREVKRALRAHRAYTPNDECFFIFLDVSRDFVASGAEDRHGYIWDRHYNICLAKLRHEDVVNSVAFSPQEQELLLTASDDATIKAWRSPRTVRVLQASRPRLRPFFSWFASHRR, from the exons ATGGAGCTGCAGTGGTCAGTGCAGCAGTACCCTCCACAAACACCCAGTCCAGTGGAATTCCCAGTGTGGCACTTGGTGGGGCTGGAGGAACAGTGGGGCTGCCACAGCTTGAGCTCCAGGTCTGCACCTCTCCTAGAGGTTGGGGTAGAGGTTTGGGTTCAGGGCAGCCTCTGGTGGATTTCAGGGCTGCCTGGGCAGAATGTCACGATGGACGAGGGGGGCACGCCCCTGCTCCCTGACAGCCTCGTCTACCAGATCTTCCTGAGCCTGGGCCCTGCGGACGTGCTGGCTGCTGGGCTGGTGTGCCGACAGTGGCAGGCTGTGTCCCGGGATGAGTTCCTATGGAGGGAACAGTTCTACCGTTACTACCAGGTGGCCCGCGATGTACCCCGACACCCAG CGGCCACGTCCTGGTATGAGGAGTTCCGTCGGCTCTACGACATGGTACCCTGTGTGGAGGTGCAGACTCTGAAGGAGCACACTGACCAGGTCCTGCACCTCAGCTTTTCCCACTCTGGGTACCAGTTTGCCTCCTGCTCCAAGGACTGCACTGTGAAG ATCTGGAACAACGACCTGACCATCTCGCTGCTGCACAGCGCAGACATGCGGCCCTACAACTGGAGCTACACCCAGTTCTCCCAGTTCAACCAGGATGATTCCCTGCTGCTGGCCTCAGGCGTGTTCCTGGGGCCACACAACTCCTCCTCAGGCGAGATCGCAGTCATCAGCCTAG ACTCCTTCGCCCTGCTGTCCCGCGTGCGCAACAAGCCTTATGATGTGTTCGGCTGCTGGCTCACAGAAACGAGCCTCATCTCCGGGAACCTGCACCGCATTGGAGACATAACATCCTGCTCAGTGCTGTGGCTCAACAACGCCTTCCAG GACGTGGAGTCAGAGAACGTCAATGTGGTAAAGCGGCTCTTCAAGATCCAGAACCTCAATGCCAGCACCATTCGCACAGTGATGGTGGCCGACTGCAGCCGCTTTGACAACCCTGACCTCCTGCTGGACGCCAGTGACCAGGCTACACCCCTCTGCCAAGTCTTTGACCTGGGTGGTGACAGCGAAGATGAGGCTGCCAGCCCCCCTTTGCGCAACCCCCGACCGGGCCGCGCCAAGGAGGGCTTGCGGCGTGTGTTGGATGGTGTGCTGGATGGGGGCACGCAACTATCGGAGCGTGCGCTGGAAACCAGGGTGGCCGAGCTGCTGGCCCAGGGTCACACCAAGCCCCCAGAGCGCAGTGCCGCTGATGCCAGGAACAAATACCTCATTTTCACCACCGGCTGCCTCACCTACTCGCCACACCAGATCG GCATCAAGCAGATCCTGCCACACCAGATGACGACTGCCGGGCCTGTGCTGGGCGAGGGCCGGGGCTCTGATGCCTTTTTTGATGCACTGGACCATGTCATTGATGTGCATGGGCACATCATTGGCATGGGCCTATCCCCTGACAACAG GTACCTGTACGTGAACAGCCGCGCCTGGCCCCCAGGCTCTGTGGTGGCTGACCCCATGCAGCCACCACCCATTGCAGAGGAGATCGACCTACTGGTGTTTGACCTCAAGACCATGCGGGAGGTGAAGCGGGCCCTGCGGGCTCACCGCGCCTACACACCCAATGATGAGTGCTTCTTCATCTTCCTGGATGTCAGCAGGGACTTCGTGGCCAG tggggctgaggatcgGCATGGCTACATCTGGGACCGCCACTACAACATCTGCCTGGCCAAGCTGCGGCACGAGGACGTGGTCAACTCGGTGGCCTTCAGCCCCCAGGAGCAGGAGCTTTTGCTGACAGCCAGTGATGATGCCACCATCAAAGCCTGGCGCTCACCACGCACAGTGCGTGTCCTCCAGGCCTCACGCCCACGCCTGCGCCCCTTCTTCTCCTGGTTTGCCAGCCACAGGCGCTGA
- the C8g gene encoding complement component C8 gamma chain isoform X5: MDFLGWASCGAGQWTLTWDIAALGLLIAATITMLPLETPLLLTLLLVANSLAQRVRPPRPPTLISSIQPKARFNAQQFSGTWLLVGVGSACRFLQEQGHQAEATTLHVTPQGAAMVINTSRKLDGICWQVRQLYRDTEVPGRFLLQAQGARAPVHMVVAATDYQGFAILYLERAKQLSVKLYARSLPVSDSVLSVFEQQVKSANLTEDQILYFPKYEVRGRGLREP; encoded by the exons ATGGACTTCCTGGGCTGGGCTTCCTGTGGGGCTGGACAGTGGACTCTGACCTGGGACATTGCTGCCCTTGGCCTCCTCATCGCTGCCACTATCACCATGCTGCCCCTTGAGACCCCACTGCTCTTGACCCTGCTGCTGGTGGCCAACTCACTGGCCCAGAGGGTTCGACCCCCTCGGCCCCCAACCCTCATCAGCAGCATCCAGCCCAAGGCCAGATTCAATGCTCAGCAG TTTTCAGGAACATGGCTCCTCGTGGGTGTGGGCTCTGCCTGCCGCTTCCTACAGGAGCAGGGTCACCAGGCTGAGGCCACCACATTGCATGTGACTCCCCAGGGTGCAGCCATGGTCATCAACACCTCCCGCAAGCT ggatgGGATCTGCTGGCAGGTGCGACAGCTCTACAGAGACACAGAGGTCCCTGGCCGCTTCCTGCTCCAAG CTCAAGGAGCCCGGGCCCCTGTGCACATGGTGGTTGCTGCGACTGACTACCAGGGCTTCGCCATCCTGTACCTGGAGCGGGCGAAGCAGCTGTCTGTGAAGCTATATG CCCGATCGCTGCCTGTGAGTGACTCTGTCCTGAGTGTGTTCGAGCAGCAGGTCAAAAGTGCCAACCTGACTGAAGACCAGATCTTATACTTCCCCAAGTATG AAGTGAGGGGGCGAGGCCTGCGGGAGCCGTGA
- the C8g gene encoding complement component C8 gamma chain isoform X1, translated as MDFLGWASCGAGQWTLTWDIAALGLLIAATITMLPLETPLLLTLLLVANSLAQRVRPPRPPTLISSIQPKARFNAQQFSGTWLLVGVGSACRFLQEQGHQAEATTLHVTPQGAAMVINTSRKLDGICWQVRQLYRDTEVPGRFLLQAQGARAPVHMVVAATDYQGFAILYLERAKQLSVKLYARSLPVSDSVLSVFEQQVKSANLTEDQILYFPKYGFCKAADQFHILDGEWAAGQLASGHSAGSFLPLAESPVCCRSEGARPAGAVMGHLLPSSVSTRAALVKVRALWFWRSLPCLLSEATSPWELIKHHSGPLAPFSPHSHQRRRRLVPPSFEDPLPSKVGLGSFLEPLGPDSPSVWPCSSCLPLPCAGLWAALSNSLLGTRALPRVDFPKEGLLSGPPTGS; from the exons ATGGACTTCCTGGGCTGGGCTTCCTGTGGGGCTGGACAGTGGACTCTGACCTGGGACATTGCTGCCCTTGGCCTCCTCATCGCTGCCACTATCACCATGCTGCCCCTTGAGACCCCACTGCTCTTGACCCTGCTGCTGGTGGCCAACTCACTGGCCCAGAGGGTTCGACCCCCTCGGCCCCCAACCCTCATCAGCAGCATCCAGCCCAAGGCCAGATTCAATGCTCAGCAG TTTTCAGGAACATGGCTCCTCGTGGGTGTGGGCTCTGCCTGCCGCTTCCTACAGGAGCAGGGTCACCAGGCTGAGGCCACCACATTGCATGTGACTCCCCAGGGTGCAGCCATGGTCATCAACACCTCCCGCAAGCT ggatgGGATCTGCTGGCAGGTGCGACAGCTCTACAGAGACACAGAGGTCCCTGGCCGCTTCCTGCTCCAAG CTCAAGGAGCCCGGGCCCCTGTGCACATGGTGGTTGCTGCGACTGACTACCAGGGCTTCGCCATCCTGTACCTGGAGCGGGCGAAGCAGCTGTCTGTGAAGCTATATG CCCGATCGCTGCCTGTGAGTGACTCTGTCCTGAGTGTGTTCGAGCAGCAGGTCAAAAGTGCCAACCTGACTGAAGACCAGATCTTATACTTCCCCAAGTATG GTTTCTGCAAGGCTGCTGACCAGTTCCACATCCTGGATGGTGAGTGGGCAGCAGGGCAGCTGGCCAGTGGCCACAGTGCAGGTTCCTTCCTGCCCCTTGCTGAGTCTCCTGTCTGCTGCAGAAGTGAGGGGGCGAGGCCTGCGGGAGCCGTGATGGGTCACCTGCTGCCCTCCTCGGTGAGCACCAGAGCAGCGCTGGTCAAGGTCAGGGCCCTGTGGTTCTGGAGGAGTCTCCCCTGTCTGCTCTCAGAAGCCACCTCCCCCTGGGAGCTCATTAAACATCACAGTGGACCCCTGGCTCCTTTCAGTCCCCACTCgcaccagaggaggaggaggcttgTTCCCCCATCATTTGAGGACCCCCTCCCCAgcaaggtggggctggggagctTCCTAGAACCCCTGGGCCCCGACTCCCCCTCAGTGTGGCCCTGCAGCAGCTGTCTTCCCCTGCCCTGTGCTGGCCTCTGGGCCGCCCTCTCCAACAGCCTGTTGGGCACCAGGGCCCTGCCCAGGGTGGACTTCCCTAAGGAGGGGCTCCTGTCAGGACCCCCTACTGGAAGCTGA
- the Fbxw5 gene encoding F-box/WD repeat-containing protein 5 isoform X3, which produces MDEGGTPLLPDSLVYQIFLSLGPADVLAAGLVCRQWQAVSRDEFLWREQFYRYYQVARDVPRHPAATSWYEEFRRLYDMVPCVEVQTLKEHTDQVLHLSFSHSGYQFASCSKDCTVKIWNNDLTISLLHSADMRPYNWSYTQFSQFNQDDSLLLASGVFLGPHNSSSGEIAVISLDSFALLSRVRNKPYDVFGCWLTETSLISGNLHRIGDITSCSVLWLNNAFQDVESENVNVVKRLFKIQNLNASTIRTVMVADCSRFDNPDLLLDASDQATPLCQVFDLGGDSEDEAASPPLRNPRPGRAKEGLRRVLDGVLDGGTQLSERALETRVAELLAQGHTKPPERSAADARNKYLIFTTGCLTYSPHQIGIKQILPHQMTTAGPVLGEGRGSDAFFDALDHVIDVHGHIIGMGLSPDNSACPSLRYLYVNSRAWPPGSVVADPMQPPPIAEEIDLLVFDLKTMREVKRALRAHRAYTPNDECFFIFLDVSRDFVASGAEDRHGYIWDRHYNICLAKLRHEDVVNSVAFSPQEQELLLTASDDATIKAWRSPRTVRVLQASRPRLRPFFSWFASHRR; this is translated from the exons ATGGACGAGGGGGGCACGCCCCTGCTCCCTGACAGCCTCGTCTACCAGATCTTCCTGAGCCTGGGCCCTGCGGACGTGCTGGCTGCTGGGCTGGTGTGCCGACAGTGGCAGGCTGTGTCCCGGGATGAGTTCCTATGGAGGGAACAGTTCTACCGTTACTACCAGGTGGCCCGCGATGTACCCCGACACCCAG CGGCCACGTCCTGGTATGAGGAGTTCCGTCGGCTCTACGACATGGTACCCTGTGTGGAGGTGCAGACTCTGAAGGAGCACACTGACCAGGTCCTGCACCTCAGCTTTTCCCACTCTGGGTACCAGTTTGCCTCCTGCTCCAAGGACTGCACTGTGAAG ATCTGGAACAACGACCTGACCATCTCGCTGCTGCACAGCGCAGACATGCGGCCCTACAACTGGAGCTACACCCAGTTCTCCCAGTTCAACCAGGATGATTCCCTGCTGCTGGCCTCAGGCGTGTTCCTGGGGCCACACAACTCCTCCTCAGGCGAGATCGCAGTCATCAGCCTAG ACTCCTTCGCCCTGCTGTCCCGCGTGCGCAACAAGCCTTATGATGTGTTCGGCTGCTGGCTCACAGAAACGAGCCTCATCTCCGGGAACCTGCACCGCATTGGAGACATAACATCCTGCTCAGTGCTGTGGCTCAACAACGCCTTCCAG GACGTGGAGTCAGAGAACGTCAATGTGGTAAAGCGGCTCTTCAAGATCCAGAACCTCAATGCCAGCACCATTCGCACAGTGATGGTGGCCGACTGCAGCCGCTTTGACAACCCTGACCTCCTGCTGGACGCCAGTGACCAGGCTACACCCCTCTGCCAAGTCTTTGACCTGGGTGGTGACAGCGAAGATGAGGCTGCCAGCCCCCCTTTGCGCAACCCCCGACCGGGCCGCGCCAAGGAGGGCTTGCGGCGTGTGTTGGATGGTGTGCTGGATGGGGGCACGCAACTATCGGAGCGTGCGCTGGAAACCAGGGTGGCCGAGCTGCTGGCCCAGGGTCACACCAAGCCCCCAGAGCGCAGTGCCGCTGATGCCAGGAACAAATACCTCATTTTCACCACCGGCTGCCTCACCTACTCGCCACACCAGATCG GCATCAAGCAGATCCTGCCACACCAGATGACGACTGCCGGGCCTGTGCTGGGCGAGGGCCGGGGCTCTGATGCCTTTTTTGATGCACTGGACCATGTCATTGATGTGCATGGGCACATCATTGGCATGGGCCTATCCCCTGACAACAG CGCATGCCCCTCGCTCAGGTACCTGTACGTGAACAGCCGCGCCTGGCCCCCAGGCTCTGTGGTGGCTGACCCCATGCAGCCACCACCCATTGCAGAGGAGATCGACCTACTGGTGTTTGACCTCAAGACCATGCGGGAGGTGAAGCGGGCCCTGCGGGCTCACCGCGCCTACACACCCAATGATGAGTGCTTCTTCATCTTCCTGGATGTCAGCAGGGACTTCGTGGCCAG tggggctgaggatcgGCATGGCTACATCTGGGACCGCCACTACAACATCTGCCTGGCCAAGCTGCGGCACGAGGACGTGGTCAACTCGGTGGCCTTCAGCCCCCAGGAGCAGGAGCTTTTGCTGACAGCCAGTGATGATGCCACCATCAAAGCCTGGCGCTCACCACGCACAGTGCGTGTCCTCCAGGCCTCACGCCCACGCCTGCGCCCCTTCTTCTCCTGGTTTGCCAGCCACAGGCGCTGA
- the Fbxw5 gene encoding F-box/WD repeat-containing protein 5 isoform X1 codes for MELQWSVQQYPPQTPSPVEFPVWHLVGLEEQWGCHSLSSRSAPLLEVGVEVWVQGSLWWISGLPGQNVTMDEGGTPLLPDSLVYQIFLSLGPADVLAAGLVCRQWQAVSRDEFLWREQFYRYYQVARDVPRHPAATSWYEEFRRLYDMVPCVEVQTLKEHTDQVLHLSFSHSGYQFASCSKDCTVKIWNNDLTISLLHSADMRPYNWSYTQFSQFNQDDSLLLASGVFLGPHNSSSGEIAVISLDSFALLSRVRNKPYDVFGCWLTETSLISGNLHRIGDITSCSVLWLNNAFQDVESENVNVVKRLFKIQNLNASTIRTVMVADCSRFDNPDLLLDASDQATPLCQVFDLGGDSEDEAASPPLRNPRPGRAKEGLRRVLDGVLDGGTQLSERALETRVAELLAQGHTKPPERSAADARNKYLIFTTGCLTYSPHQIGIKQILPHQMTTAGPVLGEGRGSDAFFDALDHVIDVHGHIIGMGLSPDNSACPSLRYLYVNSRAWPPGSVVADPMQPPPIAEEIDLLVFDLKTMREVKRALRAHRAYTPNDECFFIFLDVSRDFVASGAEDRHGYIWDRHYNICLAKLRHEDVVNSVAFSPQEQELLLTASDDATIKAWRSPRTVRVLQASRPRLRPFFSWFASHRR; via the exons ATGGAGCTGCAGTGGTCAGTGCAGCAGTACCCTCCACAAACACCCAGTCCAGTGGAATTCCCAGTGTGGCACTTGGTGGGGCTGGAGGAACAGTGGGGCTGCCACAGCTTGAGCTCCAGGTCTGCACCTCTCCTAGAGGTTGGGGTAGAGGTTTGGGTTCAGGGCAGCCTCTGGTGGATTTCAGGGCTGCCTGGGCAGAATGTCACGATGGACGAGGGGGGCACGCCCCTGCTCCCTGACAGCCTCGTCTACCAGATCTTCCTGAGCCTGGGCCCTGCGGACGTGCTGGCTGCTGGGCTGGTGTGCCGACAGTGGCAGGCTGTGTCCCGGGATGAGTTCCTATGGAGGGAACAGTTCTACCGTTACTACCAGGTGGCCCGCGATGTACCCCGACACCCAG CGGCCACGTCCTGGTATGAGGAGTTCCGTCGGCTCTACGACATGGTACCCTGTGTGGAGGTGCAGACTCTGAAGGAGCACACTGACCAGGTCCTGCACCTCAGCTTTTCCCACTCTGGGTACCAGTTTGCCTCCTGCTCCAAGGACTGCACTGTGAAG ATCTGGAACAACGACCTGACCATCTCGCTGCTGCACAGCGCAGACATGCGGCCCTACAACTGGAGCTACACCCAGTTCTCCCAGTTCAACCAGGATGATTCCCTGCTGCTGGCCTCAGGCGTGTTCCTGGGGCCACACAACTCCTCCTCAGGCGAGATCGCAGTCATCAGCCTAG ACTCCTTCGCCCTGCTGTCCCGCGTGCGCAACAAGCCTTATGATGTGTTCGGCTGCTGGCTCACAGAAACGAGCCTCATCTCCGGGAACCTGCACCGCATTGGAGACATAACATCCTGCTCAGTGCTGTGGCTCAACAACGCCTTCCAG GACGTGGAGTCAGAGAACGTCAATGTGGTAAAGCGGCTCTTCAAGATCCAGAACCTCAATGCCAGCACCATTCGCACAGTGATGGTGGCCGACTGCAGCCGCTTTGACAACCCTGACCTCCTGCTGGACGCCAGTGACCAGGCTACACCCCTCTGCCAAGTCTTTGACCTGGGTGGTGACAGCGAAGATGAGGCTGCCAGCCCCCCTTTGCGCAACCCCCGACCGGGCCGCGCCAAGGAGGGCTTGCGGCGTGTGTTGGATGGTGTGCTGGATGGGGGCACGCAACTATCGGAGCGTGCGCTGGAAACCAGGGTGGCCGAGCTGCTGGCCCAGGGTCACACCAAGCCCCCAGAGCGCAGTGCCGCTGATGCCAGGAACAAATACCTCATTTTCACCACCGGCTGCCTCACCTACTCGCCACACCAGATCG GCATCAAGCAGATCCTGCCACACCAGATGACGACTGCCGGGCCTGTGCTGGGCGAGGGCCGGGGCTCTGATGCCTTTTTTGATGCACTGGACCATGTCATTGATGTGCATGGGCACATCATTGGCATGGGCCTATCCCCTGACAACAG CGCATGCCCCTCGCTCAGGTACCTGTACGTGAACAGCCGCGCCTGGCCCCCAGGCTCTGTGGTGGCTGACCCCATGCAGCCACCACCCATTGCAGAGGAGATCGACCTACTGGTGTTTGACCTCAAGACCATGCGGGAGGTGAAGCGGGCCCTGCGGGCTCACCGCGCCTACACACCCAATGATGAGTGCTTCTTCATCTTCCTGGATGTCAGCAGGGACTTCGTGGCCAG tggggctgaggatcgGCATGGCTACATCTGGGACCGCCACTACAACATCTGCCTGGCCAAGCTGCGGCACGAGGACGTGGTCAACTCGGTGGCCTTCAGCCCCCAGGAGCAGGAGCTTTTGCTGACAGCCAGTGATGATGCCACCATCAAAGCCTGGCGCTCACCACGCACAGTGCGTGTCCTCCAGGCCTCACGCCCACGCCTGCGCCCCTTCTTCTCCTGGTTTGCCAGCCACAGGCGCTGA
- the C8g gene encoding complement component C8 gamma chain isoform X4 yields MDFLGWASCGAGQWTLTWDIAALGLLIAATITMLPLETPLLLTLLLVANSLAQRVRPPRPPTLISSIQPKARFNAQQFSGTWLLVGVGSACRFLQEQGHQAEATTLHVTPQGAAMVINTSRKLDGICWQVRQLYRDTEVPGRFLLQAQGARAPVHMVVAATDYQGFAILYLERAKQLSVKLYARSLPVSDSVLSVFEQQVKSANLTEDQILYFPKYGFCKAADQFHILDEVRGRGLREP; encoded by the exons ATGGACTTCCTGGGCTGGGCTTCCTGTGGGGCTGGACAGTGGACTCTGACCTGGGACATTGCTGCCCTTGGCCTCCTCATCGCTGCCACTATCACCATGCTGCCCCTTGAGACCCCACTGCTCTTGACCCTGCTGCTGGTGGCCAACTCACTGGCCCAGAGGGTTCGACCCCCTCGGCCCCCAACCCTCATCAGCAGCATCCAGCCCAAGGCCAGATTCAATGCTCAGCAG TTTTCAGGAACATGGCTCCTCGTGGGTGTGGGCTCTGCCTGCCGCTTCCTACAGGAGCAGGGTCACCAGGCTGAGGCCACCACATTGCATGTGACTCCCCAGGGTGCAGCCATGGTCATCAACACCTCCCGCAAGCT ggatgGGATCTGCTGGCAGGTGCGACAGCTCTACAGAGACACAGAGGTCCCTGGCCGCTTCCTGCTCCAAG CTCAAGGAGCCCGGGCCCCTGTGCACATGGTGGTTGCTGCGACTGACTACCAGGGCTTCGCCATCCTGTACCTGGAGCGGGCGAAGCAGCTGTCTGTGAAGCTATATG CCCGATCGCTGCCTGTGAGTGACTCTGTCCTGAGTGTGTTCGAGCAGCAGGTCAAAAGTGCCAACCTGACTGAAGACCAGATCTTATACTTCCCCAAGTATG GTTTCTGCAAGGCTGCTGACCAGTTCCACATCCTGGATG AAGTGAGGGGGCGAGGCCTGCGGGAGCCGTGA
- the C8g gene encoding complement component C8 gamma chain isoform X3, producing the protein MDFLGWASCGAGQWTLTWDIAALGLLIAATITMLPLETPLLLTLLLVANSLAQRVRPPRPPTLISSIQPKARFNAQQFSGTWLLVGVGSACRFLQEQGHQAEATTLHVTPQGAAMVINTSRKLDGICWQVRQLYRDTEVPGRFLLQARSLPVSDSVLSVFEQQVKSANLTEDQILYFPKYGFCKAADQFHILDGEWAAGQLASGHSAGSFLPLAESPVCCRSEGARPAGAVMGHLLPSSVSTRAALVKVRALWFWRSLPCLLSEATSPWELIKHHSGPLAPFSPHSHQRRRRLVPPSFEDPLPSKVGLGSFLEPLGPDSPSVWPCSSCLPLPCAGLWAALSNSLLGTRALPRVDFPKEGLLSGPPTGS; encoded by the exons ATGGACTTCCTGGGCTGGGCTTCCTGTGGGGCTGGACAGTGGACTCTGACCTGGGACATTGCTGCCCTTGGCCTCCTCATCGCTGCCACTATCACCATGCTGCCCCTTGAGACCCCACTGCTCTTGACCCTGCTGCTGGTGGCCAACTCACTGGCCCAGAGGGTTCGACCCCCTCGGCCCCCAACCCTCATCAGCAGCATCCAGCCCAAGGCCAGATTCAATGCTCAGCAG TTTTCAGGAACATGGCTCCTCGTGGGTGTGGGCTCTGCCTGCCGCTTCCTACAGGAGCAGGGTCACCAGGCTGAGGCCACCACATTGCATGTGACTCCCCAGGGTGCAGCCATGGTCATCAACACCTCCCGCAAGCT ggatgGGATCTGCTGGCAGGTGCGACAGCTCTACAGAGACACAGAGGTCCCTGGCCGCTTCCTGCTCCAAG CCCGATCGCTGCCTGTGAGTGACTCTGTCCTGAGTGTGTTCGAGCAGCAGGTCAAAAGTGCCAACCTGACTGAAGACCAGATCTTATACTTCCCCAAGTATG GTTTCTGCAAGGCTGCTGACCAGTTCCACATCCTGGATGGTGAGTGGGCAGCAGGGCAGCTGGCCAGTGGCCACAGTGCAGGTTCCTTCCTGCCCCTTGCTGAGTCTCCTGTCTGCTGCAGAAGTGAGGGGGCGAGGCCTGCGGGAGCCGTGATGGGTCACCTGCTGCCCTCCTCGGTGAGCACCAGAGCAGCGCTGGTCAAGGTCAGGGCCCTGTGGTTCTGGAGGAGTCTCCCCTGTCTGCTCTCAGAAGCCACCTCCCCCTGGGAGCTCATTAAACATCACAGTGGACCCCTGGCTCCTTTCAGTCCCCACTCgcaccagaggaggaggaggcttgTTCCCCCATCATTTGAGGACCCCCTCCCCAgcaaggtggggctggggagctTCCTAGAACCCCTGGGCCCCGACTCCCCCTCAGTGTGGCCCTGCAGCAGCTGTCTTCCCCTGCCCTGTGCTGGCCTCTGGGCCGCCCTCTCCAACAGCCTGTTGGGCACCAGGGCCCTGCCCAGGGTGGACTTCCCTAAGGAGGGGCTCCTGTCAGGACCCCCTACTGGAAGCTGA